The nucleotide window TACAAGCTGAAGACGCTTTCCGATCTCGGCCCCGTTTCCAAGGACCTCACCTTCGGTGCCGAAGGCGGTTTCGGTGAACGCAAGGACGGCCTGCCCGGCCTGAAGCAGGTCTATGGCATCCAATTCAAGGAGTTCAAGATCTTCGCCAAGCTCGGCATTCGCTATAGTGCGCTGACCAGCAAGGATCTCGACGTTTCCTATGGTTTTGCGACCGACTGGCAGATCTCGGATAACAAGCTCGTCGTGCTTGACGACGACAAGCATCTCTTCCCTCCCTACTATCTCGTGCCCGTCGTGCGCCAGGATACGCTTGCGAAGAACCCAAAGATCGCCGAGGTCCTGAACAAGATCAGCCCGCTGCTCAACAACGAGACCATGCGCGGTCTGAACGCCAAGGTCGACCGCGACAAGGAAGAGCCGGCCGATGTCGCTGCAGAGTTCCTGAAGACGCAGGGTATCTGATCTCAGGAAGCGACAAGTTTCGCTTTTCCTGAACGCGAAATGCGGCGAAGCTTCAAGCTTCGCCGCATTGTCATGACCGTGCCGACAGGAATTTATCGTCTTGAACTGGGCTCCCAAGCATATTCCGGAAATTGCGCTCGCGGTCTGGCAGCATCTCGTGCTGTCGGTTTCTTCCGTGCTGATCGGCCTCGTCATCGCGCTCGTGC belongs to Rhizobium acidisoli and includes:
- a CDS encoding glycine betaine ABC transporter substrate-binding protein is translated as MLLKSLAGVLAGAVLTVLAVSPAQADAVKIGSKNFTEQFIVAEIYAQALEKAGVEVERHLNLGATLVAHTALTNGDIDLYPEYTGTALAAVVKGDLSGSADKIYSDVKDYYEKNLKLTLLQPTEINNGYAIITLPETAEKYKLKTLSDLGPVSKDLTFGAEGGFGERKDGLPGLKQVYGIQFKEFKIFAKLGIRYSALTSKDLDVSYGFATDWQISDNKLVVLDDDKHLFPPYYLVPVVRQDTLAKNPKIAEVLNKISPLLNNETMRGLNAKVDRDKEEPADVAAEFLKTQGI